In Minwuia thermotolerans, the following proteins share a genomic window:
- a CDS encoding GNAT family N-acetyltransferase, with translation MDEGKWTIRRAAPDDAARLAELANALDFEDLGAEALCPFDASVMIRDFIGDNAILATEVAVAGGIVVGYAAHNLAYHAETAQPARWLENLYVTPEWRGGGVARSLMAAVALHALATGCDAVFWGVRRDNARGRRFYDKLGAGDEAADIRVLYGDALEGLAGEG, from the coding sequence ATGGACGAGGGCAAGTGGACGATCAGGCGGGCGGCGCCGGACGATGCGGCGCGTCTGGCGGAACTGGCGAACGCGCTGGATTTCGAGGACCTGGGCGCAGAGGCGCTCTGTCCCTTCGATGCCTCCGTCATGATACGGGATTTCATCGGCGATAACGCGATCCTGGCGACGGAAGTCGCCGTGGCCGGCGGGATCGTCGTCGGCTACGCGGCTCACAATCTGGCCTATCACGCCGAAACGGCGCAGCCCGCTCGGTGGCTGGAGAATCTCTATGTCACGCCGGAGTGGCGGGGCGGCGGCGTCGCCCGAAGCCTGATGGCGGCCGTGGCGCTGCATGCCCTGGCGACAGGCTGCGACGCGGTCTTCTGGGGCGTGCGGCGCGACAACGCCCGTGGCCGGCGATTCTACGACAAGCTGGGCGCAGGCGACGAGGCGGCGGACATCCGCGTGCTGTACGGCGACGCTCTCGAGGGTCTTGCGGGCGAGGGCTGA
- a CDS encoding sulfurtransferase — MNERVQRWLISAADLQDRLADPDLRIFDCTTRLEPDPQSTYRVVPCRDEYEAAHVPGAAFIDIQQDLCRPHPTLRFTFPDADAFARGAGALGIGDGSRVVLYSRHHPMWATRVWWMLRAFGFDNAAVLDGGIDKWEAEGRPIEQGANSYPPATFTPAPRPELVYDREQVLAALADKGSVVVNALSREQHEGGGTHYGRPGRIAGSANAPAREMVRPDRTFRPLSELRQLLDEAGADESKRVVTYCGGGIAATTPAFVMALMGQDEVSLYDNSLSEWCVHPELPMESDRS; from the coding sequence ATGAACGAACGCGTCCAGCGCTGGCTGATCAGCGCCGCCGATCTGCAGGATCGCCTAGCCGATCCCGATCTCCGCATCTTCGATTGCACCACGCGGCTGGAGCCCGATCCGCAGAGCACCTACCGCGTCGTGCCCTGCCGCGACGAATACGAGGCCGCCCATGTTCCCGGCGCCGCGTTCATCGACATCCAGCAGGATCTCTGCAGGCCCCATCCGACGCTGCGCTTCACCTTCCCCGATGCGGACGCCTTCGCCCGCGGCGCGGGGGCGCTGGGCATCGGCGACGGCAGCCGGGTCGTGCTCTACAGCCGCCACCATCCCATGTGGGCCACCCGCGTCTGGTGGATGCTGCGCGCCTTCGGTTTCGACAACGCGGCCGTGCTCGACGGTGGCATCGACAAGTGGGAGGCCGAGGGACGGCCGATCGAGCAGGGGGCGAACAGCTATCCGCCGGCGACGTTCACGCCCGCGCCCCGGCCGGAACTTGTCTACGACCGCGAGCAGGTGCTCGCCGCACTGGCGGACAAGGGCTCGGTCGTGGTCAACGCCCTTTCCCGTGAGCAGCACGAGGGCGGTGGCACGCACTACGGCCGGCCCGGCCGGATTGCAGGCTCGGCCAATGCGCCCGCGCGGGAGATGGTGCGGCCTGACCGCACCTTCCGGCCTCTGTCCGAATTGCGACAGCTCCTCGACGAGGCCGGCGCCGACGAGTCCAAGCGGGTCGTCACCTATTGCGGCGGCGGCATCGCCGCCACGACACCGGCCTTCGTTATGGCCCTGATGGGCCAGGACGAGGTCTCGCTCTACGACAATTCCCTCAGCGAATGGTGTGTCCACCCCGAACTGCCCATGGAGAGCGATCGGTCATGA
- a CDS encoding AbrB/MazE/SpoVT family DNA-binding domain-containing protein: MARAKIATVKGSKAVVLPDDIARRLHLMAGDTVYIRETSRGIEISAMSPIEEDDLRSAQEAMRAYREKWRFAGG, translated from the coding sequence ATGGCGCGCGCGAAAATTGCGACGGTGAAGGGCAGCAAGGCGGTCGTCCTGCCGGACGACATCGCCCGGCGGCTGCATCTGATGGCGGGAGACACCGTCTACATCCGGGAGACCAGCCGGGGGATCGAAATCAGCGCAATGAGCCCGATCGAGGAAGACGACCTCCGCAGCGCCCAGGAAGCCATGCGCGCCTACCGGGAGAAATGGCGCTTCGCCGGAGGCTGA
- a CDS encoding CoA transferase subunit A produces the protein MADAIRSSAEELAAMVPDGAQIAVPPDYSGVSMELTRALVRRGVKNLHLVCVPVTGLQGDMLIGAGAVSTIETSAVTLGEFGGAPRFQAALKAGTLKVKDATCPAVHAAIQAGQKGIPYMPLRGMIGSDILANRDDWLVQQNPFSADEDPIVLLPALRPDFAIFHGLKADRQGNVYLGIRRELFAMAGAAKQSLVTVEEIVEGNLLEDDATAAGTLSSIYVGGVAEARHGAWPLPFWNEYATDDAHMQGYVAAARSDEGFAEYLRAHVLGESAQAAAE, from the coding sequence ATGGCTGACGCGATCCGCTCATCCGCCGAGGAACTGGCCGCGATGGTGCCCGACGGGGCCCAGATTGCGGTGCCGCCCGACTATTCCGGCGTTTCCATGGAGCTCACCCGGGCGCTGGTGCGGCGCGGGGTGAAGAACCTGCATCTGGTCTGTGTGCCGGTCACCGGCCTGCAGGGCGACATGCTGATCGGCGCCGGCGCGGTATCGACCATCGAGACCTCCGCGGTGACCCTGGGCGAGTTCGGCGGCGCGCCGCGGTTCCAGGCGGCGCTGAAGGCCGGCACCCTGAAGGTGAAGGACGCGACCTGTCCGGCGGTTCACGCGGCCATTCAGGCCGGCCAGAAGGGCATTCCCTACATGCCGCTGAGGGGCATGATCGGCTCCGACATCCTGGCCAACCGCGATGACTGGCTGGTGCAGCAGAACCCGTTCTCGGCCGACGAGGACCCGATCGTCCTGCTGCCGGCGCTGCGCCCCGATTTCGCGATCTTCCACGGGCTCAAGGCCGACCGGCAGGGCAATGTCTATCTCGGCATCCGTCGGGAATTGTTCGCCATGGCCGGCGCAGCGAAGCAATCGCTGGTGACGGTCGAGGAAATCGTCGAAGGCAATCTGCTGGAAGACGACGCCACTGCCGCAGGCACGCTGTCATCCATCTATGTGGGCGGCGTCGCCGAAGCCCGGCACGGCGCCTGGCCGCTGCCGTTCTGGAACGAATACGCCACGGACGACGCGCACATGCAGGGCTATGTCGCTGCAGCCCGCTCCGACGAAGGGTTCGCCGAGTATCTCCGCGCCCATGTCCTGGGCGAGAGCGCTCAGGCGGCCGCGGAATGA
- a CDS encoding CoA-transferase: protein MNPARPSPDEVKPEELLIAIIARLLEGCRLVAAGASSPIPGGGCLLARRQSGGAMHVNILGSRANNLMTNGGVELFDWAGQGRLDAFFLGGGQIDGQANINLVGTGDYPNNDIRWPGSFGSAYLYYLVPRVILFREEHSRRVFVPKVDFVSTPGTSGKDIYRTGGPYAMVTPLCLMGFDTARARFHLKSVHPGHTVEEVRDNTGFDFDVPDDVPETVLPDRATLDEIRRHVSLEIAETYPRFAQRVFPEAMQAA from the coding sequence ATGAACCCGGCGCGGCCCTCCCCGGACGAGGTCAAGCCGGAAGAGCTGCTGATCGCCATCATCGCACGCCTGCTGGAGGGCTGCCGTCTGGTGGCGGCCGGCGCGTCCTCGCCCATTCCGGGCGGTGGCTGCCTGCTGGCGCGGCGACAGAGCGGCGGCGCGATGCACGTCAACATTCTCGGCAGCCGCGCCAACAACCTGATGACAAATGGCGGTGTGGAACTGTTCGACTGGGCCGGCCAGGGCCGGCTGGACGCCTTCTTCCTGGGCGGGGGGCAGATCGACGGTCAGGCCAACATCAACCTGGTGGGGACCGGCGACTATCCGAACAACGACATCCGCTGGCCGGGTTCCTTCGGCAGCGCCTATCTCTACTATCTGGTGCCGCGGGTGATCCTGTTCCGGGAGGAGCACAGCCGCCGCGTCTTCGTACCGAAGGTGGATTTCGTCTCCACGCCGGGCACCAGCGGCAAGGACATCTACCGCACCGGGGGGCCCTACGCGATGGTTACGCCACTGTGCCTGATGGGGTTCGACACGGCGCGCGCGCGCTTTCATCTGAAAAGCGTCCATCCCGGCCATACGGTCGAGGAGGTGCGCGACAACACCGGCTTCGATTTCGACGTGCCCGATGACGTGCCGGAGACCGTGCTGCCCGACCGGGCGACGCTGGACGAAATCCGCCGTCACGTTTCGCTGGAGATCGCCGAAACCTATCCGCGCTTCGCCCAGCGTGTCTTTCCCGAGGCGATGCAGGCCGCCTGA
- a CDS encoding DedA family protein has protein sequence MFAENVFPPIPSELIMPLAGFSAARGELDIVLATLAGSAGSLLGALFWYGIGRWLGEHERLKRFAEGHGRWLTLTPKEIDRARDWFERHGGKAVFLGRLVPAVRTFISVPAGVARMSLARVTLYSALGTVIWTALLSGAGFLLEDQYQRVAGWANPVSNAVVALLVIWYLYRVITFRKGG, from the coding sequence ATGTTTGCGGAGAACGTCTTTCCGCCCATCCCCTCGGAGCTGATCATGCCGCTCGCCGGGTTCAGTGCTGCCCGCGGGGAGCTGGACATCGTTCTGGCGACCCTCGCCGGTTCGGCCGGTTCCCTGCTGGGCGCGCTGTTCTGGTACGGCATCGGACGCTGGCTGGGCGAGCACGAACGGCTGAAGCGTTTCGCCGAAGGCCACGGACGCTGGCTGACCCTGACGCCGAAGGAGATCGACCGGGCCCGCGACTGGTTCGAACGCCATGGCGGCAAGGCGGTCTTCCTCGGCCGCCTCGTGCCTGCCGTGCGGACGTTCATTTCCGTGCCGGCCGGCGTGGCCCGCATGTCCCTGGCCCGCGTCACGCTCTACTCGGCGCTGGGCACGGTGATCTGGACTGCGCTGCTTTCGGGGGCGGGCTTCCTTCTGGAAGACCAGTACCAGCGCGTCGCCGGCTGGGCCAACCCGGTATCGAACGCCGTCGTGGCCTTGCTCGTGATCTGGTACCTCTACCGTGTGATCACCTTCCGCAAGGGAGGCTGA
- a CDS encoding PRC-barrel domain-containing protein has translation MTAIAAALALGAGVTAAGAQPAGESHMELEGANVLSVGGEEIGEIEEAIIDGTGRVVGVVVEFGDFFDLDDREVLMTLDELDYSPDGFVTDITEAEAEALIEWDREIDDMDVVDVNGHEIGEIERALVDRSGQVSALVVEVGGFLGMGDREVIMSLEKLEYARGDYMTRLPKAEIENLPEWEG, from the coding sequence ATGACCGCAATCGCCGCCGCCCTCGCCCTCGGAGCCGGCGTCACCGCAGCCGGCGCCCAGCCTGCCGGCGAAAGCCACATGGAACTCGAGGGCGCCAACGTCCTCAGCGTTGGCGGCGAGGAGATCGGCGAGATCGAGGAAGCCATCATCGACGGCACCGGCCGCGTGGTCGGCGTCGTGGTCGAGTTCGGCGATTTCTTCGACCTGGACGACCGCGAGGTGCTGATGACGCTCGACGAACTGGACTACAGCCCCGACGGCTTCGTCACCGACATCACCGAAGCGGAGGCCGAGGCGCTGATCGAATGGGACCGCGAGATCGATGACATGGACGTCGTCGACGTCAACGGCCACGAGATCGGCGAGATCGAGAGAGCGCTGGTCGACCGCTCCGGCCAGGTATCCGCGCTGGTCGTCGAGGTCGGCGGCTTTCTCGGCATGGGCGACCGTGAGGTAATCATGTCTCTGGAGAAGCTCGAATACGCCAGGGGCGACTACATGACCCGCCTGCCGAAGGCCGAGATCGAGAACCTGCCCGAATGGGAGGGCTGA
- a CDS encoding response regulator, producing the protein MRIDQNMPILIVDDYLQMLRIIGNLLRQIGFTNIDTAMDGAAALRKLRENDYGLIISDWNMEPITGYQLLEEIRADEELHDLPFIMVTAESKTEHVIAAKQAGVNNYIVKPFTAQTLKEKMELVFSDY; encoded by the coding sequence ATGCGTATCGACCAGAACATGCCGATCCTGATCGTGGACGATTACCTGCAGATGCTGCGGATCATCGGCAACCTGCTCCGCCAGATCGGCTTCACCAACATCGACACCGCGATGGACGGCGCCGCCGCCCTGCGCAAGCTGCGCGAGAACGACTACGGCCTGATCATCTCCGACTGGAACATGGAGCCGATCACCGGCTACCAGCTGCTGGAGGAGATCCGCGCCGACGAGGAACTGCACGATCTGCCGTTCATCATGGTCACCGCGGAGAGCAAGACCGAACACGTCATCGCCGCCAAGCAGGCGGGCGTGAACAACTACATCGTCAAGCCCTTCACGGCCCAGACGCTCAAGGAGAAGATGGAGCTGGTCTTCTCCGATTATTGA
- a CDS encoding MaoC family dehydratase → MPAITEKGTTYYLEDISVGMAAEYTREVTGDLIQSFADASGDDNPLHLDEDYAKTTMFKGRIAHGMLSGSFLSTIFGTIFPGPGGIYLGQNLKFVAPVRIGDVVTARAEVDEVLADKGRVHFTCTCTVGGKNVIVGDAWIMPPRRGK, encoded by the coding sequence ATGCCGGCAATCACCGAAAAGGGCACGACCTACTATCTGGAGGACATCTCCGTCGGCATGGCCGCGGAGTACACCCGCGAGGTCACCGGGGATCTGATCCAGTCCTTCGCCGACGCTTCCGGCGACGACAACCCGCTGCACCTGGACGAGGACTACGCGAAGACAACCATGTTCAAGGGCCGCATCGCCCACGGCATGCTCTCGGGCAGCTTCCTGTCGACCATCTTCGGCACCATATTCCCGGGGCCGGGTGGCATCTATCTCGGTCAGAATCTGAAGTTCGTGGCGCCCGTGCGCATCGGCGATGTGGTCACCGCCCGCGCCGAGGTCGACGAGGTGCTGGCCGACAAGGGCCGGGTGCACTTCACCTGCACCTGCACTGTCGGCGGCAAGAACGTCATCGTCGGCGATGCCTGGATCATGCCGCCGCGCCGCGGCAAGTGA
- a CDS encoding bifunctional riboflavin kinase/FAD synthetase — translation MRLVRLNTPAPQSLRGATVAIGNFDGVHRGHRVLIGMARDHARARGAPSGVLTFEPHPREYFAPKAPPFRLTNFRARVVGLCETGIDMMAVSRFDEAVARMSATDFIEDVLCRRLGVGHIVVGYDFAFGHKRAGNVALLRHAAVERGFGVSVVEPVHEGQEVISSTRIRDALWQGEPRRAAELLGHWWEVHGRVRRGDQRGRTIGFPTANISLGGYLEPQFGVYAVQIGWPENGRVVWRDGVANLGRRPTFEKSDVLLEVHVFDYSGDLYGKRAEVRFIDFLRPERKFDGLEALKAQIAADAAQAREVLRNLPVLEAGD, via the coding sequence ATGCGGCTCGTACGGCTCAACACCCCGGCCCCGCAGAGTCTCCGCGGCGCCACCGTCGCCATCGGCAATTTCGACGGCGTCCACCGCGGCCACCGGGTGCTCATCGGCATGGCCCGCGATCACGCCCGGGCGCGTGGCGCGCCGTCGGGCGTGCTCACGTTCGAGCCTCACCCGCGGGAATACTTCGCGCCCAAGGCGCCGCCCTTCCGCCTGACCAATTTCCGCGCCCGCGTCGTCGGGCTCTGCGAGACCGGCATCGACATGATGGCCGTGTCGCGTTTCGACGAAGCGGTCGCGCGCATGTCGGCGACGGACTTCATCGAGGATGTGCTCTGCCGCCGTCTGGGTGTCGGCCACATCGTCGTCGGCTACGATTTCGCCTTCGGGCACAAGCGCGCGGGAAATGTCGCGCTGCTCCGTCATGCGGCGGTCGAGCGGGGCTTCGGCGTCAGTGTCGTCGAGCCGGTGCATGAGGGCCAGGAAGTGATTTCGTCGACACGTATCCGCGATGCGCTCTGGCAGGGCGAGCCCCGCCGCGCGGCCGAACTGCTGGGCCACTGGTGGGAGGTCCACGGCCGCGTTCGCCGGGGCGACCAGCGCGGCCGCACCATCGGCTTCCCGACGGCCAACATCTCGCTCGGCGGCTATCTGGAGCCGCAGTTCGGCGTCTACGCGGTCCAGATCGGCTGGCCCGAGAACGGCCGGGTGGTCTGGCGCGACGGCGTCGCCAACCTGGGCCGGCGGCCGACCTTCGAGAAATCCGACGTGCTGCTGGAAGTGCATGTCTTCGACTATTCGGGCGACCTCTACGGCAAGCGCGCCGAGGTGCGCTTCATCGACTTCCTCAGGCCGGAACGGAAGTTCGACGGGCTGGAAGCGTTGAAGGCGCAGATCGCCGCCGATGCGGCGCAGGCGCGCGAAGTGCTGCGCAACCTGCCTGTCCTCGAAGCGGGAGACTGA
- a CDS encoding NAD(P)-dependent oxidoreductase encodes MTETIGFIGLGAMGGPMAANLARAGHNLVVFDADRSKEIEVAELGAAVAGSVAEVAGKADIIVTMLPDSPDVEEVALGAAGVRAHGRPDQLLMDMSTIAPATTDRLCRELNEAGIGFVDAPVGRLVAHAIAGESLFMVGASGNDFGRVKPLLEAMGSTIHHCGGPGAGIRTKLVNNLIAIAVCQIDAEAISLAQAFGLDIATTLDVINGTTATNGHLVSAWPNKVLKGDTEPGFRIALAHKDVSLALEAAREAGIPMFAGAAVRESLALAKGDAAFAGRDFSALLDHVCSLAGLKPPRT; translated from the coding sequence ATGACGGAAACGATCGGTTTCATCGGCCTGGGCGCCATGGGCGGCCCTATGGCGGCGAACCTGGCGCGCGCCGGCCACAATCTTGTGGTCTTCGACGCGGACCGCTCGAAGGAAATCGAGGTCGCGGAACTGGGGGCCGCGGTGGCCGGTTCCGTCGCCGAGGTGGCCGGGAAGGCCGACATCATCGTCACCATGCTGCCGGATTCGCCGGACGTGGAGGAAGTGGCGCTGGGCGCCGCGGGGGTGCGCGCCCACGGGCGGCCCGACCAGCTTCTGATGGACATGTCGACCATCGCGCCGGCAACGACCGACCGGCTCTGCCGGGAACTCAACGAGGCCGGCATCGGCTTCGTCGACGCACCGGTCGGCCGCCTGGTCGCCCATGCCATCGCCGGCGAGTCGCTCTTCATGGTGGGCGCTTCGGGCAACGACTTCGGCCGCGTGAAGCCTCTGCTGGAAGCGATGGGATCGACCATCCACCATTGCGGCGGTCCCGGCGCCGGCATCCGCACCAAGCTGGTCAACAACCTGATTGCGATCGCGGTCTGCCAGATCGATGCGGAGGCGATTTCCCTGGCTCAGGCCTTCGGGCTAGACATCGCCACCACGCTGGACGTGATCAACGGCACCACGGCCACCAACGGCCATCTGGTCAGCGCCTGGCCCAACAAGGTGCTGAAGGGCGACACCGAGCCCGGCTTCCGCATTGCGCTGGCCCACAAGGACGTCAGCCTGGCGCTGGAGGCGGCGCGGGAGGCCGGCATCCCCATGTTCGCGGGCGCGGCGGTGCGTGAATCGCTGGCGCTGGCCAAGGGCGACGCGGCCTTCGCGGGCCGGGATTTCTCAGCATTGCTCGACCATGTCTGTTCGCTGGCCGGGCTGAAACCGCCACGGACGTGA
- a CDS encoding cyclase family protein: MKRLLIGATLGLALAAGPVLAQECQPSKYGADDEIGAANLITTERVKAAAGLVKQGMTHPLGIVIDPNMPAFPPRGMMLQVVSPGQQGGRDLAQDFGWSSIYNDDVAQLWFGIGPQLDGLGHLGEGTYYNCNSPADIAFVTGLKKLGIHNVPPLVGRGVIIDMAKHKGVETMAAGEAITPEDLEAASKAQGVTFKDGDIILVHTGWTDAKLESDPKAWVSGEPGLNNAAAVWLADKNPVAVGADTWGVEAVPPAKGDKIFYGHVTFLKENGIYILETMNTGPLVSQGVQEFMFVLGQARVKGAVQMIINPVALW, from the coding sequence ATGAAGAGACTGCTGATTGGCGCGACACTTGGGCTCGCGCTCGCCGCCGGCCCGGTGCTGGCGCAGGAATGCCAGCCGTCGAAGTACGGCGCGGACGACGAGATCGGCGCCGCCAACCTGATCACGACGGAGCGGGTGAAGGCCGCCGCGGGCCTGGTCAAACAGGGCATGACCCATCCGCTGGGCATCGTCATCGATCCCAACATGCCGGCCTTCCCGCCGCGCGGGATGATGCTGCAGGTCGTCTCGCCCGGACAACAGGGCGGCCGCGATCTGGCGCAGGACTTCGGCTGGAGCTCGATCTACAACGACGACGTGGCCCAGCTCTGGTTCGGTATCGGCCCGCAGCTGGACGGCCTCGGCCATCTGGGCGAGGGCACCTACTACAACTGCAACTCGCCTGCGGATATCGCCTTCGTCACCGGCCTGAAGAAGCTGGGTATCCACAACGTCCCGCCGCTGGTGGGCCGTGGCGTGATCATCGACATGGCCAAGCACAAGGGCGTCGAAACGATGGCCGCCGGCGAGGCGATCACGCCGGAGGATCTCGAGGCCGCCTCCAAGGCGCAGGGCGTCACCTTCAAGGATGGCGACATCATCCTTGTGCACACCGGCTGGACCGACGCCAAGCTGGAAAGCGATCCCAAGGCCTGGGTCAGCGGTGAGCCGGGCCTGAACAACGCTGCCGCCGTCTGGCTGGCGGACAAGAACCCGGTCGCGGTCGGCGCCGACACCTGGGGCGTGGAAGCCGTGCCGCCGGCGAAGGGCGACAAGATCTTCTACGGCCATGTCACCTTCCTGAAGGAGAACGGCATCTACATCCTGGAGACCATGAACACCGGTCCGCTGGTGTCCCAGGGCGTGCAGGAGTTCATGTTCGTGCTCGGTCAGGCGCGCGTGAAGGGCGCGGTCCAGATGATCATCAACCCCGTCGCCCTGTGGTGA
- a CDS encoding thiamine pyrophosphate-binding protein, producing the protein MTTFAEALVGALRARGTRHLFGVPGGGSSLDLIEACGKLGVRFVLTRTETAAMLAAAATAEITGAPGAALAGVGPGAASAVNGMAYCALERAPVMLFTDRVPEDPNRPSWHQKFDQPAMFRPVARAAAWLTPSTPGAEIAALMDIMTADPRGPVHVDMTAAEAGLPFEDAVPGPAEQDAAPPPELARIAERLDGSCRVAMIVGLQARHAGEPVRALARALNAACLTTYKAKGVIADDDSHFVATFTGGTAEAAVLNDADLILLVGHDPVEAIPGRWMYDAPVLALSAWDWAAAGGHPAPEVMAVGDIGRMAAELARTARGADWDEAIAGHRAAYRARVAYPAVEGVSPDDAVRMIQAASDTSARLTVDAGAHMIPTLAQWIAREPAGVLKSNGLSTMGYALPAAIGSACAEPDRPVVAITGDGGAMMCLGELATAAELNADITYVILNDSALSLIDVKQRNQQRPRSGVASETFDFAAMARAFGWAAATVDRLDRLQPALDLLATYDLPKLIDIRIDPSGYGGQFEAMRG; encoded by the coding sequence ATGACGACATTCGCCGAGGCGCTGGTGGGCGCGCTGCGGGCGCGGGGGACGCGGCACCTGTTCGGGGTCCCCGGCGGCGGCTCCAGCCTGGACCTGATCGAGGCCTGCGGGAAGCTGGGCGTGCGCTTCGTGCTGACGCGGACCGAGACGGCGGCGATGCTGGCCGCGGCGGCGACCGCGGAGATCACCGGCGCACCGGGCGCGGCGCTCGCCGGCGTCGGGCCGGGGGCGGCGAGCGCCGTCAACGGCATGGCCTACTGCGCGCTGGAGCGCGCGCCGGTGATGCTGTTCACGGACCGGGTGCCCGAGGATCCGAACCGGCCGAGCTGGCACCAGAAATTCGACCAGCCGGCGATGTTCCGCCCCGTCGCCAGGGCGGCGGCCTGGCTGACCCCGTCGACGCCGGGGGCGGAGATCGCGGCTCTGATGGACATTATGACCGCCGATCCACGGGGGCCGGTCCATGTCGACATGACGGCGGCCGAGGCCGGCCTGCCCTTCGAAGACGCGGTGCCGGGGCCGGCGGAGCAGGATGCCGCGCCGCCGCCGGAACTCGCCCGCATCGCCGAACGCCTCGACGGATCGTGCAGGGTGGCGATGATCGTCGGCCTGCAGGCGCGCCATGCGGGCGAGCCGGTGCGCGCGCTGGCCCGGGCGCTGAACGCAGCCTGCCTGACCACCTACAAGGCCAAGGGCGTCATCGCCGACGACGACAGCCATTTCGTCGCCACTTTCACCGGCGGCACGGCGGAGGCGGCGGTGCTGAACGACGCCGACCTGATCCTGCTGGTGGGCCACGACCCGGTCGAGGCCATTCCCGGCCGCTGGATGTACGACGCGCCGGTGCTGGCGCTCTCGGCCTGGGACTGGGCCGCGGCCGGCGGGCATCCGGCGCCGGAAGTCATGGCCGTCGGCGACATCGGCCGGATGGCCGCGGAGCTTGCGCGGACGGCGCGCGGCGCGGACTGGGACGAGGCCATTGCCGGTCATCGCGCGGCCTATCGGGCGCGCGTCGCCTATCCGGCGGTCGAAGGCGTCTCCCCCGACGATGCGGTCCGCATGATCCAGGCCGCTTCCGACACTTCGGCCCGGCTGACGGTCGATGCGGGCGCGCACATGATCCCGACCCTGGCGCAGTGGATCGCCCGCGAGCCCGCAGGCGTGCTCAAGTCGAACGGGCTGTCCACGATGGGCTACGCCCTGCCGGCGGCGATCGGCAGCGCCTGCGCCGAACCGGACCGGCCGGTGGTCGCGATCACCGGCGATGGCGGCGCGATGATGTGCCTGGGCGAACTCGCCACCGCCGCCGAACTGAACGCCGACATCACCTATGTGATCCTGAACGATTCCGCGCTGTCGCTGATCGACGTCAAGCAGCGCAATCAGCAGCGCCCGCGCTCGGGCGTCGCTTCGGAGACATTCGATTTCGCGGCGATGGCCCGCGCCTTCGGCTGGGCCGCGGCGACGGTCGACCGGCTGGACAGGCTGCAGCCGGCGCTGGATCTGCTGGCGACCTACGATCTGCCGAAGCTGATCGATATCAGGATCGACCCGTCGGGCTATGGCGGTCAGTTCGAGGCGATGCGGGGATGA
- a CDS encoding GatB/YqeY domain-containing protein, whose protein sequence is MLKQKLNDDLKDAMRARDSRRVATLRLIAAAIKEQEISNRGEADSQGLSDEAIIQILSKMVKQRRESIRLYEEGGRVDLAQQEQGEIAIIEGYLPKQMDAAEIRQVCSQVKSELNASGLKDMGRCMGVIKDRYAGRIDMGEASKTMKSELS, encoded by the coding sequence ATGCTGAAACAGAAGCTGAATGACGATCTGAAGGACGCAATGCGCGCCAGGGATTCGCGCCGCGTCGCGACGCTCCGCCTGATCGCCGCCGCGATCAAGGAGCAGGAAATCAGCAACCGCGGCGAGGCCGACAGCCAGGGCCTGTCCGACGAGGCCATCATCCAGATCCTGTCGAAGATGGTGAAACAGCGCCGCGAGTCGATCCGCCTCTACGAGGAGGGCGGCCGCGTCGACCTGGCCCAGCAGGAACAGGGCGAGATCGCCATCATCGAGGGCTATCTGCCGAAACAGATGGACGCCGCCGAGATCCGGCAGGTCTGCAGCCAGGTGAAGTCGGAACTCAACGCCTCGGGGCTGAAGGACATGGGCCGCTGCATGGGCGTCATCAAGGACCGCTATGCCGGCCGCATCGACATGGGCGAGGCCAGCAAGACCATGAAGTCGGAGCTGAGCTAG